One window from the genome of [Clostridium] celerecrescens 18A encodes:
- the feoB gene encoding ferrous iron transport protein B, translated as MSIKIALAGNPNCGKTTLFNALTGSNQFVGNWPGVTVEKKEGKLKGHKDVIIMDLPGIYSLSPYTLEEVVARNYLITDRPDAILNIVDGTNIERNLYLSTQLMELGIPVIMAVNMMDIVEKNGDKIHIQKLSQKLGCDVVEISALKGTGIQEAAKKAVALANLKNNTVPVHKFAPEVESVLDSIEDKLGNEIPEEQKRFFAIKLLEKDNKIQTQMKHVPDVSEEITRIEKEMDDDTESIITNERYVYISSIIHECFTRNKVEKLTISDKIDRIVTNRFLALPIFALVMFLVYYVSVTTVGTWATDWANDGVFGEGFSFFGLEVPGVPVVIEGVLTAVGCADWLQGLILDGIVAGVGAVLGFVPQMLVLFIFLAFLEACGYMARVAFIMDRIFRRFGLSGKSFIPMLIGSGCGVPGIMASRTIENDRDRKMTIMTTTFIPCGAKLPIIALIAGALFGGAAWVAPSAYFVGIAAIVCSGIILKKTKMFAGDPAPFVMELPAYHMPTVGNILRSMWERGWSFIKKAGTIILLATIFVWFTSYFGWVDGQFRMLDALELDHSILAAVGGTISWIFAPLGWGDWKSAVAAITGLIAKENVVGTFGILFGFAEVAEDGSEIWGTLASSMTPLAAYSFLIFNLLCAPCFAAMGAIKREMNNIRWFWFAVGYQTLLAYVVSLCVFQIGSLVLTGTFGIFTIVAFALIAGFIYLLVRPSKELKASNIHLNKVAGAK; from the coding sequence ATGTCAATTAAGATTGCATTAGCAGGTAATCCAAACTGCGGAAAGACAACACTGTTTAACGCGCTTACGGGATCCAATCAGTTTGTGGGGAACTGGCCGGGCGTAACAGTAGAGAAGAAAGAAGGAAAGCTGAAAGGCCATAAGGATGTGATCATCATGGACCTTCCCGGCATTTATTCACTTTCTCCCTATACCCTGGAAGAGGTGGTAGCGAGAAATTATCTGATCACTGACCGTCCGGATGCGATTTTGAACATCGTAGACGGAACCAATATTGAGCGAAATTTATACTTGTCCACACAGCTTATGGAACTGGGGATTCCGGTGATCATGGCCGTCAACATGATGGATATTGTTGAGAAAAACGGAGACAAGATACATATCCAAAAGTTGAGCCAGAAGCTGGGCTGTGACGTCGTGGAGATTTCCGCATTAAAGGGAACCGGCATCCAGGAAGCAGCAAAAAAGGCCGTAGCCCTGGCTAATCTGAAAAACAATACGGTTCCGGTCCATAAATTCGCACCAGAAGTCGAGTCTGTTCTGGATTCTATCGAAGATAAGCTGGGGAATGAGATTCCGGAAGAGCAGAAGCGCTTCTTTGCCATCAAGCTTTTAGAAAAAGATAATAAGATCCAGACCCAGATGAAGCATGTGCCGGATGTATCCGAAGAAATCACCCGGATCGAAAAAGAAATGGATGACGACACCGAGAGCATCATCACCAATGAGCGTTATGTTTATATTTCATCCATTATCCATGAGTGTTTTACCCGTAATAAAGTAGAAAAGCTGACAATTTCTGATAAGATCGACAGGATCGTAACAAACCGCTTCCTGGCTCTGCCTATCTTTGCGCTGGTTATGTTTCTTGTATATTATGTTTCTGTAACAACCGTTGGAACCTGGGCTACTGATTGGGCCAATGACGGCGTATTCGGAGAGGGCTTTAGTTTCTTTGGCCTGGAAGTTCCCGGTGTGCCGGTTGTTATAGAAGGCGTTTTAACTGCTGTAGGCTGTGCAGATTGGCTGCAGGGACTGATTCTTGACGGAATTGTAGCCGGTGTCGGCGCTGTTCTTGGTTTCGTACCTCAGATGCTGGTGCTTTTCATCTTCCTTGCGTTTTTGGAGGCCTGCGGCTACATGGCGAGAGTTGCTTTCATCATGGACCGTATTTTCCGCCGGTTTGGTCTTTCCGGCAAGTCTTTTATCCCGATGTTAATCGGAAGCGGCTGCGGTGTGCCTGGAATTATGGCTTCCCGTACCATTGAAAATGACCGTGACCGTAAGATGACGATCATGACCACTACCTTTATTCCCTGCGGGGCAAAGCTTCCCATCATCGCTTTGATTGCAGGTGCATTGTTTGGCGGAGCAGCATGGGTGGCTCCAAGTGCTTACTTTGTAGGAATAGCAGCCATCGTTTGCTCAGGAATTATTTTAAAGAAGACAAAAATGTTTGCAGGAGATCCGGCACCTTTTGTTATGGAGCTTCCGGCTTACCATATGCCTACCGTTGGAAATATTTTAAGAAGTATGTGGGAACGCGGCTGGTCCTTTATTAAAAAAGCAGGTACCATTATTCTTTTAGCAACTATCTTTGTTTGGTTTACTTCCTACTTCGGCTGGGTTGACGGCCAGTTCAGGATGTTAGACGCTTTGGAACTTGATCACAGCATTCTTGCGGCAGTTGGAGGCACAATTAGCTGGATCTTCGCACCTCTTGGCTGGGGTGACTGGAAATCTGCGGTTGCAGCCATCACCGGACTGATTGCAAAAGAAAACGTAGTTGGTACGTTCGGTATCCTCTTCGGTTTTGCGGAAGTTGCAGAAGATGGATCTGAAATCTGGGGAACGCTTGCAAGCAGCATGACTCCTTTGGCAGCTTATTCCTTTCTGATATTCAATCTTCTTTGTGCCCCATGCTTTGCTGCTATGGGAGCCATCAAAAGAGAGATGAACAATATCAGATGGTTCTGGTTTGCCGTCGGATATCAGACACTTCTGGCTTATGTAGTATCCCTCTGCGTTTTCCAGATTGGATCCCTGGTTCTCACAGGAACTTTTGGAATCTTTACTATTGTTGCCTTTGCCCTGATTGCAGGATTCATTTACCTGCTGGTAAGGCCGTCAAAGGAACTAAAGGCATCAAACATTCATTTAAACAAAGTGGCAGGAGCAAAATAG
- a CDS encoding FeoA family protein, protein MTLKEIPCGKTVKVTKLTGEGPVKRRIMDMGITKGVDIYVRKVAPLGDPVEVTVRGYELSLRKADAEMILVE, encoded by the coding sequence ATGACATTAAAGGAAATTCCATGCGGAAAAACAGTTAAGGTAACAAAGCTTACCGGGGAAGGACCGGTCAAGAGGCGGATCATGGATATGGGAATCACAAAAGGTGTTGACATTTACGTGAGAAAAGTTGCTCCCCTTGGGGATCCGGTTGAAGTGACGGTAAGAGGATATGAATTATCCCTGCGGAAAGCGGATGCGGAAATGATTCTTGTAGAGTAA
- a CDS encoding FeoA family protein, which yields MMPLTMVRTGEPNVIRKVGGKEETRRFLENLGFVSGGVVTVVSEMGGNMIVNVKDSRVAIGKDMANKILVE from the coding sequence ATGATGCCTCTGACAATGGTGAGAACAGGCGAACCGAATGTGATCCGCAAGGTAGGCGGTAAGGAGGAAACAAGACGCTTTTTAGAGAATCTGGGCTTTGTGTCCGGAGGAGTTGTGACGGTTGTTTCTGAAATGGGCGGAAATATGATTGTGAATGTTAAGGATTCCAGAGTGGCTATCGGCAAAGATATGGCCAATAAGATTCTGGTGGAATAG
- a CDS encoding M13 family metallopeptidase yields the protein MKNRIKFCLAAVLMLSLLLTGCRKKMETPPEQTAAQPVNVQGEAGSAAADESEAVRLEDDYYDYVDQQILDQVEIPKDSSGWSYFYQLEKDSYDVLEGVLEDAVKNRKQAKPGSLEQKIADLYLTALDMKGREKAGFGQLKPYLDKLRNASDIDEYLKAVGNIYGDLGVNSILTVQWMEDMKDSSRYALYVDGADLGPGKETLEDKTQAKLMDQYQDYIRSTLEYTGMSRVEAEKAAADLMALQKDLAAGALPLSQQNDPDIIYNPYSMKDIKGLLPEGAADSYLSSAGLTDVDTLIVTQKTQMEKIGKYLTNNHLPVLKNYSIFCLVNDFAPYLTPEIRDNYQDWNNTQNGIKERKTDQKLASERTQNMLGFEFGRLYVEKRFSKEDKTAIEEMVRHILENYKKQIMGLDWMGEETKSAAIKKLDNMTLKIGYPDKWPNDYVKATITPVEKGGNLINNVISLTKAQNAVNREKVRKPVDKAEWGMTPQTVNAYYNPTGNEIVFPAAILQAPFYDADKDYASNLGGIGTVIAHEVSHAFDSSGSLYDENGNYHVWWTNEDRAKFRQLADQVVAYYEGQEGYKGRHVNGTQTLNENIADLGSMACITSIVGDDAESLKLVFEQFATIWAAKYTPESMIRRLNTDVHSPAKVRVNAVLSATDAFYKAYPEIKEGDAMYVAPQKRVKIW from the coding sequence ATGAAAAACAGGATCAAGTTCTGTCTGGCAGCCGTTCTTATGCTGTCTCTTCTCCTGACCGGGTGCCGGAAGAAGATGGAGACACCTCCGGAGCAGACAGCAGCCCAGCCGGTTAACGTTCAGGGAGAAGCGGGAAGTGCTGCAGCGGATGAGTCAGAGGCCGTGCGGCTGGAGGATGACTATTATGATTATGTGGACCAGCAAATTCTGGACCAGGTGGAAATACCAAAGGATTCCAGCGGATGGAGTTATTTTTATCAGCTGGAAAAGGACTCCTATGATGTTCTTGAAGGGGTATTGGAAGACGCTGTAAAAAACCGGAAACAGGCAAAGCCAGGTTCCCTGGAGCAGAAAATTGCGGACTTGTATTTAACAGCCCTGGATATGAAAGGGCGGGAAAAAGCGGGATTTGGTCAGCTTAAGCCCTATCTGGATAAATTAAGGAATGCCTCGGACATTGATGAATATCTAAAAGCAGTAGGAAACATCTATGGTGATCTTGGAGTAAACAGCATTCTTACGGTACAGTGGATGGAAGATATGAAGGATTCCAGCCGGTACGCCCTGTATGTGGATGGGGCGGACCTGGGGCCGGGAAAGGAAACGCTTGAGGATAAGACCCAGGCAAAACTGATGGACCAGTACCAGGATTATATTAGAAGTACCCTGGAATATACGGGCATGAGCCGTGTGGAGGCAGAGAAGGCTGCTGCTGATCTCATGGCACTCCAGAAGGATCTGGCCGCAGGTGCCCTTCCCTTAAGCCAGCAAAATGACCCTGATATCATATACAACCCCTATTCCATGAAGGATATAAAGGGTTTGCTTCCGGAAGGGGCAGCCGACTCTTATCTTTCGTCAGCCGGACTGACCGATGTTGATACCTTAATAGTAACCCAGAAGACGCAGATGGAAAAAATCGGTAAGTACCTGACAAACAATCATCTCCCTGTTTTAAAGAATTATTCCATATTCTGCCTGGTGAATGATTTTGCACCATATCTTACTCCTGAAATCAGAGATAATTATCAGGACTGGAATAATACCCAGAATGGAATTAAGGAAAGAAAGACAGACCAGAAGCTGGCCAGTGAAAGGACCCAGAATATGCTTGGGTTTGAGTTCGGCAGGCTATATGTGGAAAAGCGTTTTTCGAAAGAAGATAAGACGGCCATTGAAGAGATGGTACGCCATATCCTTGAGAATTATAAAAAGCAGATTATGGGCCTTGACTGGATGGGAGAAGAAACAAAGTCAGCTGCAATTAAAAAACTGGATAACATGACCCTTAAGATCGGATATCCGGATAAATGGCCCAATGATTATGTAAAAGCCACCATTACACCAGTTGAAAAAGGGGGGAACTTAATCAATAATGTCATTTCCCTCACAAAGGCTCAAAATGCTGTGAACAGGGAAAAGGTCCGTAAACCGGTGGATAAAGCGGAATGGGGCATGACGCCTCAGACGGTGAATGCCTATTATAACCCTACTGGAAATGAAATCGTATTCCCGGCCGCCATATTGCAGGCTCCTTTCTATGATGCTGACAAGGATTATGCGTCAAATCTGGGAGGGATCGGAACGGTCATTGCCCATGAAGTCAGCCATGCCTTTGATTCCTCCGGTTCTCTTTATGACGAAAATGGAAATTATCATGTATGGTGGACCAATGAGGACAGAGCCAAATTCCGGCAGCTGGCGGACCAGGTGGTGGCCTACTATGAAGGGCAGGAAGGTTATAAAGGACGTCACGTAAACGGAACACAGACTTTAAATGAGAATATCGCGGATCTCGGCTCCATGGCCTGCATCACCTCCATTGTGGGTGATGATGCAGAGAGCCTAAAACTGGTTTTTGAGCAGTTTGCAACCATATGGGCAGCGAAATATACGCCGGAGAGCATGATCAGGAGGCTAAACACGGATGTTCATTCTCCAGCTAAGGTGAGGGTTAATGCAGTGCTTAGCGCTACCGACGCTTTTTATAAAGCTTATCCGGAAATAAAGGAGGGAGATGCCATGTACGTGGCGCCCCAAAAGCGAGTGAAAATCTGGTAA
- the rpsA gene encoding 30S ribosomal protein S1 encodes MSELSFEQMLEESLKTIRTGEIVTGKVIDVKEDEIVLNIGYKSDGIIPRSEYTDDQNLDLTTVVQVGEEMEAKVIKVNDGEGQVALSYKRLAADRGNKRLEEAFENHEVLIAKVAQVLDGGLSVVVEGARVFIPASLVSDSYEKDLSKYADKEIEFVITEFNPKRRRIIGDRKQIMVARRAELQKELFDRIHTGDVVEGTIKNVTDFGAFIDLGGADGLLHISEMSWGRVESPKKAFKAGEKIKVLVKDINGDKIALSLKFPETNPWKDASTKYAVGNVVSGRVARMTDFGAFVELEPGVDALLHVSQISKEHVDKPADVLAIGQEIEARVVDFNEGEKKISLSIKVLQSQDEAADDGAVYSDEV; translated from the coding sequence ATGTCAGAGTTAAGTTTTGAACAAATGTTAGAAGAATCATTGAAAACTATACGTACAGGAGAGATCGTCACTGGTAAAGTCATCGACGTAAAGGAAGATGAAATCGTCTTGAATATAGGTTACAAGTCCGACGGCATCATTCCGCGTAGCGAGTACACGGATGACCAGAATTTAGATCTTACAACGGTTGTACAGGTTGGTGAAGAGATGGAAGCCAAAGTCATCAAGGTAAACGATGGCGAAGGCCAGGTAGCCCTGTCTTACAAGAGATTGGCAGCAGACAGAGGCAATAAGAGATTAGAAGAAGCATTTGAAAACCACGAAGTACTTATTGCAAAGGTTGCGCAGGTACTTGACGGTGGTTTAAGTGTGGTTGTAGAGGGAGCAAGAGTCTTCATTCCTGCAAGCCTGGTATCCGATAGCTATGAGAAGGATTTATCCAAGTATGCAGATAAGGAGATTGAATTTGTCATTACCGAATTCAACCCTAAGAGAAGAAGAATCATCGGCGACAGAAAGCAGATCATGGTAGCAAGAAGAGCTGAACTGCAGAAGGAATTATTTGATAGAATCCATACAGGTGATGTGGTAGAAGGTACCATCAAGAATGTAACCGATTTTGGTGCATTTATTGATCTTGGCGGTGCTGACGGTCTGCTTCATATTTCCGAGATGAGCTGGGGCAGAGTAGAGAGCCCGAAGAAAGCTTTCAAGGCAGGAGAGAAAATCAAAGTCCTGGTTAAGGATATCAACGGTGATAAGATCGCCCTCAGCTTAAAGTTCCCGGAGACAAATCCGTGGAAGGATGCTTCTACAAAATATGCAGTAGGCAACGTAGTAAGCGGAAGAGTTGCACGTATGACGGATTTCGGCGCATTTGTTGAGCTGGAGCCAGGCGTAGATGCACTGCTTCACGTATCCCAGATCTCCAAGGAGCATGTGGATAAACCTGCTGATGTTTTGGCAATCGGCCAGGAAATCGAAGCCAGAGTGGTTGATTTCAACGAAGGCGAAAAGAAAATCAGTTTAAGCATTAAAGTACTTCAGTCACAGGATGAGGCTGCAGACGACGGAGCAGTATATTCTGACGAAGTTTAA
- the ispH gene encoding 4-hydroxy-3-methylbut-2-enyl diphosphate reductase, translated as MEVIVAKSAGYCFGVKRAVEQVYEQLKRDDKPIYTYGPIIHNEEVVRDLEEKGVKVIHSEEELEKVRDAVVVIRSHGVGKRIYEIMERNGIEIVDATCPYVKKIHRIAEEQNQAGRRLLIIGNESHPEVEGIKGWGNDNTLVVETPEQVERLPLTEGEKLCIVSQTTFNYNKFQDLVEKISETRYDILVLNTICNATQERQVEAKRIASEVDAMIVIGGKSSSNTQKLYDICRRECKNTYYIQTLGDLDPDCGNSVRSVGITAGASTPNYIIEEVHTNVRVKF; from the coding sequence ATGGAAGTGATTGTTGCCAAATCCGCCGGGTATTGCTTTGGAGTAAAGCGGGCGGTGGAACAGGTTTATGAACAGCTGAAACGAGATGACAAACCAATCTATACCTATGGCCCCATCATCCATAACGAGGAAGTGGTACGTGATTTAGAGGAAAAGGGAGTAAAGGTCATTCATTCGGAAGAGGAGCTTGAGAAGGTCAGGGACGCAGTCGTTGTCATAAGGTCCCATGGTGTAGGGAAGCGGATTTATGAGATCATGGAGCGAAACGGAATCGAGATTGTAGACGCAACCTGTCCCTATGTGAAGAAGATCCACAGGATTGCCGAGGAGCAAAATCAGGCAGGAAGGCGGCTTCTTATCATCGGGAATGAATCCCATCCGGAGGTGGAAGGTATTAAAGGCTGGGGAAATGACAATACTTTAGTGGTGGAAACACCCGAGCAAGTGGAAAGATTACCTCTAACGGAAGGGGAAAAGCTGTGTATTGTATCACAGACGACATTTAATTACAATAAATTTCAAGATTTAGTTGAAAAAATTTCTGAAACGCGGTATGATATACTTGTTTTAAATACGATTTGCAATGCAACACAGGAAAGACAGGTGGAAGCAAAGCGGATAGCTTCAGAAGTGGATGCCATGATTGTTATAGGCGGAAAAAGTAGTTCCAATACCCAGAAGCTGTACGACATATGCCGAAGGGAATGTAAGAACACTTACTATATCCAGACACTAGGTGATTTAGATCCTGATTGTGGAAATTCTGTGCGCAGCGTAGGTATTACAGCCGGGGCTTCAACCCCGAATTATATTATCGAGGAGGTTCATACTAATGTCAGAGTTAAGTTTTGA
- the cmk gene encoding (d)CMP kinase codes for MKKVYNIAIDGPAGAGKSTIARSVAEKLHFVYVDTGAMYRAMALHFLRNGIPAGDEEAISKSAGEVKVTISYEDGMQQVILNGENVSGLIRTEEVSAMASAVSVYMPVRNKLVELQQNLALEENVIMDGRDIGTCVLPEADLKIYLTANSLVRARRRYEELKAKGEECSLNDIEKDIIERDYRDMNRENSPLKQAEDAVLLDSSSMTIPQVVDRILALFQERKAEGGNLWK; via the coding sequence ATGAAAAAAGTTTATAATATAGCCATCGACGGACCGGCCGGGGCAGGAAAGAGCACCATTGCAAGGTCTGTTGCAGAAAAGCTTCATTTTGTTTACGTGGATACGGGAGCTATGTACCGGGCTATGGCACTGCATTTTTTAAGGAATGGGATACCGGCAGGTGATGAGGAAGCGATTTCAAAGTCGGCCGGAGAGGTGAAGGTCACCATTTCCTATGAGGACGGGATGCAGCAGGTGATCTTAAACGGAGAAAACGTTTCTGGACTGATCCGCACAGAGGAGGTCAGCGCCATGGCATCTGCGGTCTCCGTTTACATGCCGGTGCGAAATAAACTGGTGGAGCTTCAGCAGAATCTGGCCTTAGAAGAAAATGTCATTATGGATGGCCGGGATATCGGAACCTGTGTGCTTCCGGAGGCGGACTTAAAGATCTATTTAACGGCAAACAGCCTGGTCCGGGCGAGAAGGCGGTATGAGGAGCTTAAGGCAAAGGGAGAAGAATGCAGCCTTAATGACATAGAAAAGGATATCATTGAACGGGATTACCGGGATATGAACCGGGAGAATTCTCCCCTTAAGCAGGCAGAGGATGCAGTCCTTTTGGATTCTTCCTCCATGACCATTCCTCAGGTAGTGGACAGGATTCTTGCACTTTTTCAGGAAAGAAAAGCAGAAGGAGGGAACCTATGGAAGTGA
- a CDS encoding BaiN/RdsA family NAD(P)/FAD-dependent oxidoreductase yields MNTVLIVGGGAAGMLAGIAAAMKGGTVHIFEKNEKLGKKVYITGKGRCNVTNACDTEELFGNVVTNAKFLYSSFYGFTNFEMMDLLEDLGCPLKTERGNRVFPASDKSSDVIKALTKRLLDLGVSIHYKTQVENLLIEDGALLGLVIKEVGKKAKVYGDSVIVACGGLSYQATGSTGDSYELAKEAGHRVTPLSPALVPFVAEEPVVKELQGLSLRNVEASILNGKKVVYKEFGEMLFTHYGVSGPVLLSASSYAVKELKKGPLTLSIDLKPALTDEQLDTRILRDFEEAANKQFKNSLDHLYPSKLVPVMVDRSKIPPDKKVNEITREERQRLVRTTKGFLLTLTGLRGYNEAIITQGGVSVKEVNPSTLESKLLPGLYFAGEVLDLDAVTGGFNLQIAWSTGWAAGSAAGEEKFKG; encoded by the coding sequence ATGAATACGGTTTTAATCGTGGGCGGTGGCGCTGCAGGGATGCTGGCTGGAATAGCAGCAGCCATGAAGGGCGGTACCGTCCACATTTTTGAGAAAAATGAAAAACTTGGAAAGAAGGTATATATCACCGGCAAGGGACGCTGCAATGTGACCAATGCCTGTGATACAGAGGAGCTGTTCGGAAACGTAGTAACCAATGCCAAATTCCTTTACAGCAGCTTTTACGGCTTTACCAATTTTGAGATGATGGACCTGTTAGAAGATCTTGGCTGTCCCTTAAAGACAGAGCGGGGCAACCGGGTGTTTCCGGCTTCTGATAAGTCATCGGATGTAATTAAGGCCCTTACAAAAAGGCTTTTAGATCTTGGAGTCTCCATCCATTACAAAACCCAGGTGGAGAATCTTTTGATAGAGGATGGCGCCCTTTTAGGGCTGGTAATAAAAGAGGTCGGGAAAAAGGCAAAGGTGTACGGAGATTCCGTGATCGTAGCCTGCGGCGGATTGTCCTATCAGGCCACCGGCTCCACAGGAGACAGTTATGAGTTGGCAAAAGAAGCAGGTCATAGGGTTACCCCTCTTTCTCCCGCCCTGGTTCCCTTTGTGGCAGAGGAGCCGGTGGTAAAGGAGCTGCAGGGCTTATCCCTGCGCAATGTGGAGGCATCCATATTAAACGGAAAAAAGGTGGTTTATAAGGAATTCGGGGAAATGCTGTTTACCCATTACGGGGTCAGCGGTCCGGTACTTTTAAGCGCCAGCAGCTATGCGGTAAAGGAACTGAAGAAAGGGCCTCTGACTCTTTCCATTGACTTAAAGCCGGCTCTTACCGATGAACAACTTGACACCAGGATTCTGCGGGATTTTGAAGAGGCCGCAAACAAGCAGTTTAAGAATTCCCTGGATCATTTGTATCCTTCCAAGCTTGTGCCGGTCATGGTGGATAGAAGCAAAATCCCGCCGGATAAGAAAGTCAATGAGATTACAAGGGAAGAACGCCAGCGTCTTGTCCGAACAACCAAAGGCTTTCTTCTGACGCTTACAGGACTTCGGGGCTACAATGAAGCAATCATCACCCAGGGCGGTGTATCTGTTAAGGAGGTTAACCCTTCCACCCTGGAATCCAAGCTTCTTCCCGGCCTTTATTTCGCCGGAGAAGTGCTGGATTTAGATGCAGTGACCGGAGGCTTTAATTTACAAATCGCCTGGTCTACGGGATGGGCGGCCGGAAGTGCTGCCGGAGAGGAGAAATTCAAAGGATGA
- the pap gene encoding polyphosphate:AMP phosphotransferase: MLEKLDLSKKIDKETYKDTKTKQSERLGLLQRECKEAGIPVMIVFEGMGASGKGTQINRLIQALDPRGFDVYANDKSTEEERMRPFLWRFWTKLPAQGRIALFDRSWYRQVTIERFEGKIPETALPEAFQDIQSFERQLTDDGMVIIKLFLYISKEEQKKRFNRLEASKETSWRVTEEDWRRNKEYGRFLEISEEMLQRTDMDYAPWTIIEGTDREYASAKIITQVADCLEDAIRQRKLRGERKEKEVPVRSEKYQSGVLSGVDLSKTMTKEEYKKEMRRLKEKLESLHSQIYRLRIPVVLGFEGWDAAGKGGAIRRLTSHLDPRGYKVYPTSAPNDLERVHHYLWRFWSHVPKAGHIAIFDRTWYGRVLVERIEGFCRESEWKQAYQEINEMENHMANAGAVVIKFWLHIDKVEQEKRFKERQENPSKQWKITEEDWRNREKWDLYESAVNEMLVRTSTTYAPWVVVEANCKYYARIKVLKTVVEALESEIKKSKKNS; this comes from the coding sequence ATGCTGGAGAAACTTGATTTATCGAAAAAAATAGACAAAGAAACCTATAAAGACACTAAAACTAAGCAGAGTGAAAGGCTGGGCCTTTTGCAGCGGGAGTGCAAGGAGGCAGGAATTCCTGTCATGATCGTGTTCGAGGGCATGGGAGCATCAGGAAAGGGCACCCAGATCAACCGTCTGATTCAGGCGCTGGATCCCAGAGGTTTTGATGTTTATGCCAATGATAAATCAACGGAAGAGGAACGGATGCGCCCGTTTTTATGGCGCTTCTGGACCAAGCTTCCGGCCCAGGGCAGAATCGCCCTCTTTGACAGAAGCTGGTACCGGCAGGTGACCATCGAACGGTTTGAAGGCAAGATCCCGGAAACGGCTCTGCCAGAGGCTTTTCAGGATATTCAGTCCTTTGAGCGCCAGCTGACCGATGACGGTATGGTTATCATAAAGCTGTTCCTCTATATTTCTAAGGAGGAGCAAAAGAAGCGGTTTAACCGGTTGGAAGCCTCGAAGGAAACCAGCTGGCGGGTGACAGAAGAGGACTGGAGAAGGAATAAGGAATACGGCCGCTTTTTGGAAATCTCCGAGGAAATGCTTCAACGGACAGATATGGACTACGCCCCATGGACCATCATTGAAGGCACTGACAGGGAGTATGCCTCCGCAAAAATCATCACACAGGTGGCGGACTGCTTAGAGGATGCCATTAGGCAGAGAAAGCTTAGGGGAGAGAGAAAAGAAAAAGAGGTGCCGGTCCGTTCGGAGAAATACCAGAGCGGAGTCTTATCCGGTGTGGACCTATCAAAGACCATGACAAAGGAAGAGTATAAGAAGGAGATGAGACGGCTAAAGGAAAAGCTGGAATCCCTTCACAGCCAGATATACCGGTTAAGGATCCCTGTAGTCCTGGGCTTTGAGGGCTGGGATGCGGCAGGAAAGGGCGGAGCGATCAGGCGTCTGACCAGCCATCTTGATCCCAGAGGCTATAAGGTATATCCCACTTCGGCTCCCAATGATCTGGAACGGGTCCACCATTACCTGTGGCGTTTCTGGAGTCATGTGCCGAAAGCAGGCCATATTGCCATCTTTGACCGGACCTGGTACGGCAGGGTCCTGGTTGAGCGGATCGAGGGTTTTTGCAGAGAGTCTGAGTGGAAGCAGGCGTATCAGGAGATCAACGAAATGGAGAACCACATGGCAAATGCCGGAGCCGTTGTCATTAAATTCTGGCTCCATATCGATAAGGTAGAACAGGAAAAACGCTTTAAGGAACGTCAGGAAAATCCGTCCAAGCAGTGGAAGATCACGGAGGAAGACTGGAGAAACCGGGAAAAATGGGATCTGTATGAGTCTGCGGTCAACGAGATGCTGGTACGGACTTCCACCACCTATGCTCCCTGGGTGGTCGTGGAGGCAAACTGTAAGTATTATGCCAGGATCAAGGTGTTAAAAACCGTTGTGGAGGCTTTGGAGTCAGAGATAAAAAAAAGTAAGAAAAATTCATGA